A single Elaeis guineensis isolate ETL-2024a chromosome 15, EG11, whole genome shotgun sequence DNA region contains:
- the LOC105058251 gene encoding protein disulfide-isomerase SCO2-like isoform X2, translating into MTYPNSSPAPPEEIDRRLQCDPNVQDCKEVVYEWTGKCRSCQGTGFVSYYNKKGREIFCKCIPCLGIAVRLVCTTLLRACS; encoded by the exons ATGACTTATCCCAACTCCTCCCCGGCCCCGCCTGAGGAGATCGATCGCCGTCTCCAGTGTGATCCCAATGTTCAG GATTGTAAGGAAGTGGTATATGAGTGGACGGGCAAGTGCAGGAGTTGCCAGGGGACGGGGTTCGTTAGCTATTATAACAAAAAGGGCCGCGAGATTTTCTGCAAGTGCATTCCTTGTCTTGGAATTG CTGTTAGGTTGGTTTGCACCACTCTTCTAAGGGCTTGCTCTTGA
- the LOC105058251 gene encoding protein disulfide-isomerase SCO2-like isoform X1: MTYPNSSPAPPEEIDRRLQCDPNVQDCKEVVYEWTGKCRSCQGTGFVSYYNKKGREIFCKCIPCLGIGYVQKITARKDIDVMEDLDNGKPP; the protein is encoded by the exons ATGACTTATCCCAACTCCTCCCCGGCCCCGCCTGAGGAGATCGATCGCCGTCTCCAGTGTGATCCCAATGTTCAG GATTGTAAGGAAGTGGTATATGAGTGGACGGGCAAGTGCAGGAGTTGCCAGGGGACGGGGTTCGTTAGCTATTATAACAAAAAGGGCCGCGAGATTTTCTGCAAGTGCATTCCTTGTCTTGGAATTG GATATGTTCAGAAAATAACAGCTCGCAAGGACATTGATGTGATGGAGGATCTAGACAATGGAAAACCACCGTAA